The sequence below is a genomic window from Thermodesulfobium sp. 4217-1.
AAAAACTATTTTAGTACTACGCACAATATTATTTTTACACTCGTTTCAATTCCTCATAGGTATCGTAAAAACTCAAAAATATTCCCAGAAGTAGTTGATTATAGATACAGGTTTCAATTCCTCATAGGTATCGTAAAAACTTTGTATTTTTCTTTGTATTTTTCTTTGTATTTTTTAGTTTCAATTCCTCATAGGTATCGTAAAAACTATTACAATCAAAACCTAAACAACCTGGATCAATTGGAGTTTCAATTCCTCATAGGTATCGTAAAAACCATAACAAAATCTTTATTGGTTTTTGCCCCTTTTGTAGTTTCAATTCCTCATAGGTATCGTAAAAACTTATATTTTGTTGCCCATTGAATGTTATTTGGTTTCTGTTTCAATTCCTCATAGGTATCGTAAAAACCCATAATCCATATTTCGTTCTCCTTTCAAAAAACATGTTTCAATTCCTCATAGGTATCGTAAAAACATATCATTTGAGCCATTGCTTTGTTATATGCATCTTGGTTTCAATTCCTCATAGGTATCGTAAAAACAGAAGGGAGATGACGATGAGTTAATTATTCTTGGGGAGTGTTTCAATTCCTCATAGGTATCGTAAAAACAGAGTTACTTAATTTGCTTAGACATGAGCTTGTTATCCGTTTCAATTCCTCATAGGTATCGTAAAAACCACTAGACTTAACTAAGTATTTTAGCATACTAAACATGAAATTCCAAGCTTAACATAATAAAAAAGCTGAATATTTATGCTTTTATTTTAAAAGAGATTCTGTCTATATATCATATATTTGTCATTATTTGGAATCGACAGATAAATTAAATAAAATTAATATCTGATTTCTTATCCTTTCCTACGACGATTCTATCTGTATATCTTTGAGATTCGAACTTATAAATAATTAAGCTATCGCCTTCTTCTTCATTTACAATCTTTGCTAAAACAGAAATCAATCTTTTAAGTTGTGACTCAGTTAAATTCCCTTCAAAAACTGAGTTTTGGACCCACTGCAAATATGCTCTGCACTTTTTTAACATCTTTGAACATCGTTTTTCGCTTACATCATAGTACAAGATTATAAACATTACCAATCCATAACAAATGGCTTATATTCATAATATTCCATAAGAAACTTTTCAATCTTATAGCATTCTAATCTTATTAATCTTCTGTAACTAACTTCTCTTTTTAAAGTTGAATGTTTTATTGTCTGATTCAATCTTTCCTGTAATACTTCTAAAAACTTTCTACAACCTGATGGTTTCAAAATAATTCCATTTAAATTATTATCAAAATCTTTACTGTCAATTATTCCTTTGTTCAAAACAGCAAATATGGTTCTA
It includes:
- the cas2 gene encoding CRISPR-associated endonuclease Cas2 yields the protein MFIILYYDVSEKRCSKMLKKCRAYLQWVQNSVFEGNLTESQLKRLISVLAKIVNEEEGDSLIIYKFESQRYTDRIVVGKDKKSDINFI